TATCCACCGTCTGCACCCTTGTACTGATTGACGGTCGGTAAAATTCGCGGCTCAACTTCCTGCCCCCCACCTGAAGCAATGCCAACGATGCCACTATCGCTGGTAAAGACGCGGAAATCTTCTGGGAGCCAGTAGGGAATGACATCCGATTGCGATGGTTCTTCTGGGATTAAGCTAGGAATCATCGCATCAGACTGCGGTAGGGAATTGGCGGTTTGTGAAGGTACTTCGGAGCGTGTCCCCATTTCTACAAACGGACTCCCACTCATGAACAAACTGCCATCTTCTTGTACAAGTAGGGTTTCAGTAAAGGGATCGGTTGCCCAAGCTAGTAAAACCGAACGACCATCGGCTAAGATGGTGTACTGACCTCGGCGATCTGTGCTTAAGAGTCGATAAGAGCCATCGGGTTCAAATAAATAACAGTATTTGTCCCTGTGCAGCCAGATTGAGCGGATCAGTTTCTCCCGAAGACTGTTTTCTGGCTCTATTGTGAATAAAGGTGAGGAATTGCTAGGCATAGACGACTTGCGCTTTTTTCTTCTTAAATCTAGCTCAAACTCAATTAACGGTATTCTAAAATGTTTCTGAATCAATAACGTTTTCTCCTCTGGCAATGGTTTATTAAATTTCACTCTAACCCAGATCACTAATGCCACAAATTCCTGTCTCGGTAGTTACACCTGGATACCGCTCTCAGTCAGAAGACACCAGCATTGATGCAGATGTGCTGATGTTTCAACTGCTTCGACAACTGACACCCCAACAGAGAACCCAAAGATTTCGACACTTCAATCAAGCTACTCGCAAACTAACGATAATAGCCATTAAAAATCATTATCCTAATGCTTCTTCATCCCAGATTTATCAAGAATTCATCAGAAGGCATTTAGGATCAGAATGGCTAACAATTTTAAAATTAAAAGCAACAGAATTTGAAGAAAAATTTAGGATTGAAGATCCTTTGGAACTAGCTATTCAAATGGCAACCTTATTTGAAACTTTAAATATTCCCTATTTAGTGGGTGGGTCTGTAGCCAGTTCCCTTCTAGGAGAAAGCCGCTCAACCCAAGATTTAGATTTAGTTATCAGCATTTCGCTATCAAAAGCACAGCAACTCATTCGAGTAATGGAACAGGAGTTTTATATTAGTGAATCGGCAGTTGTCGAAGCGGTGACTGAAAAACGCTCTTTCAATGTTATTCATTTAACCTCATTGGAAAAAATAGATATTTTTGTGATTGGAGATGATGCTTTTTCTCGTTCTAAAATGAATCGTCGCCAACTTTATAAAATTGATGAATCAGAAAAAGGTATTTACATTTATTCAGCCGAAGATATAATTCTACAAAAGTTATATTGGTATTTACTGTCTGCTACAGAATCTCAAAAGCAGTGGAGAGATGTCTTGGGAGTTTTAAAAGTGCAAGGAGAACGTCTGGACTTCAACTATCTTAATCAATGGGCAGAAATTCTCCAAGTCCAATCTCTTTTAGAGTTAGCTTTACAACAAGCAGGGTTATAAAAAAAAATAATACTAATTTCATAATTTCCCAGTTTTTTAGCAGCTATCGCTGCTAGGTTTTGATCTATATATTAGTGGGAAAAATGCCAACTAAAACCCGACGTTCGGCAACTCAAAACCGAATTAAAAAGAACAAACCTTCTGACCTTCAAACTGTTCCTTCTCAAACCCCTAAAATTTTAACAGAAGAAAAAAGCCAAGTTGTTAACACCTCTAAAACTTCCCCCTCTTCCTCAACTTCAGATGTTACTCTGCAACTGCTTTGCACACAAAATGATTTAGCAACTCACCTCGAACTGGTTAGCCATGCTGTTCCTGCTAAACCAACCCATCCCATATTAGGTAATGTTCTGTTAGTAGCTTGCGCTAAAACTCAGCGTGTTTACTTAAGCGTATTTAATCTAAGTTTAGCCATTCAAACTTCCTTTGAAGCTAAGGTTAACACTCCAGGGGAAACGACAATTCCCGCCGAACTTTTAAGTGAAATTGTTCGTAAATTTTCTTCGGGTGATCTCCAATTAAGTAACTCAATCTCTTTGAATACTGAAGATAACCAAGATTACCATTTAAGTACAACTAAACCCGAACAAAATCCGATTTTAACTTTAGTTTCCGCCAGTGGACGCTACCAAGTTCGAGGTTTATCAAGTGATGAATTCCCCTCAATTCCTGAAGTCAATTCTTGCCAAAATCTGGCTATGGCTGCGGAAGCTCTAAAAAGTGGTATTAAAGGAGCATTATTTGCAACAGCGACCGATGAAACGAAGCAAATCTTAACCGGAGTGCATCTAAAAATTAACTCTAATACCTTAGAATTGGTGGCAACGGACGGTCATCGATTAGCTGTGGTAGAAACCTCTATTCAAGGGTTCAAGAAAAAGAAAGAAACGGAGAATACAGAACCTTTGCAATTTACTCTTCCCGCTAAATCTCTATTGGAACTAGAGCGGATTTTATCGAGTCGGACTTCTGCGGAATCTGTACAACTGTCTTATAATCTGACCACGGGTTATGTAGAATTTTCTTGGGGCGTACAACGGCTGATCACTCGTTGTTTAGAAGGGGAATATCCCGCCTACCAAGATCTATTAAACCACGACTTCAAACATCAAGTTTACCTAGAAAAATTGCCTTTTGTGAAAGCACTGGAACGGCTATCGGTCTTGGCGGATAAAAAGGAAAAAATCATCAACATTGACTTTAGCCCTGAAAACCAGCAAGTTTCCTTATCCTTATTAAGGGAGTTTGGAAATGGAAGGGAAGAAATGACAGCAATTCTCAACTTTAGTCATTCTTTTTCCATTTCTTTCAATATTAAGTATTTGTTGGAAGGGATTAAAGCGATCGCTAGTTCTGAAATTTCAATCCACCTCATTGATAGTGATCATCCAGCTATCTTAAAACCTTTTGGTAATCGAGAACAACCCCATCTTTTAATCGATAGCCAATACTTGTTAATGCCTGTTGTCAAATCTTAACTCTTCTTGTCATTATGTATACTCCATTTCCTCAAAAATATCGTCCCCGTATCCTATCCCAATTAACCGGACAGGAGTACATTCAAAGAACCCTTTCTAACGCAATTCAAGGGAATAAAATTGCTCCTGCTTATTTGTTTACAGGAGAACGAGGGACTGGAAAAACCTCAACAGCACGAATTTTAGCGAAGTCCTTAAATTGCACCGCTACCGACCAACCCACTGTTACTCCTTGCGGTCAATGTCAGTCCTGTCGTTCTATTGAAAAAGGAAGCAGTTTAGACGTCATGGAAATTGATGCAGCTTCCCACAATGGAGTTGAAGATGCTCGGAATTTGATTGAACGAGTCCATTTTGCTCCCGCTATCGGTCGTTACCGAATTTTTGTTTTAGACGAAGTTCATTGTCTCAGTTCCCAAGCTTTTAATGCTCTGCTCAAATGTCTTGAAGAACCACCCGCTCATGTTGTCTTCATTCTCTGCACAACAGAAGCACATAAAGTGCTACCTACTATTGTCAGCCGATGTCAAGTATTTCGGTTTCAGCCGCTTTCTGTTGATGCTATAGTTCAGCACTTAACCATGATTGCTGAAAAAGAAGCTATCCCTATCACCTCCTCGGCTAAAATTGCGATCGCTCGCGCCTGTGGGGGTGGACTGCGCGACGCCTTGCAATTACTGGGTCAGTTAAGCTTATTGGGAGAAGAAATTACCCATTCTCAAGTTCTAGCACTATCGGGTCGCGTTTCAGAGTCCGACTTGGTAACAATACTGCACCGCATTAACACTGGAGACACCCTGAAGCTGCTACAACTGTCTCGTGAACTTCTTGATAGTGGAAAAACACCCCTGACTCTGCTAACTTCCTTGCTGAGTTGTTATCGAGATTTGCTGCTAGTCGCCAACGTCCCTGACTGTTCATCCTTACTCACCAGTGGGGTTTCTTATCCCAAACTCAAGGCGATCGCAAAAACTTGGAGTCAATCTTCAATTCATCAAGGTTTTGAACAGTTAAGTGCTTCAGAATGGCAGCTTAATAAAAGTGTACAACCGAGTTTATGGCTAGAAGTTTGTTTACTGGGATTAATTCCTAAATCTCCTAAAACTAAACCCCGTAATCATCAAACTCACAAGCGAAATTCAACCTCTGTTTCCTCCTCAAAACCCCTTGATCTAAAAAACACCATTTGGGAAACCGTGCTATCAAAAGCATCTGAAAAGAATCGAGTTTTCCTGTCGGTTGCTTTCCTGGCGGAACTAACCGAGCAAAAAGCCATCTTAGCTGTACCTCCCCCATATCTTAACAAATTTAACCGCAATATTCGGAAGGTACAAAAACTATTTTTGGCAGCAACAGGAATTAACTATCAAGTCTTAATTCAGGAGGGAAATCAATGATTAGCTTGTTAGTCGGTGATGATCGGTATGCAATTTCCAAAAAACTCTCGGCTTTCAAAAAAAGCCTTGACCCTGCTTGGCTTAGTTTCAACTATCATCGCTTTCATGCTTCTGCTGTAGATGAAGCCATTTATTGTGCTTTAACTCCGGCTTTGGGTTCAGTTAAAGCTAAATTAGTCATCGTGGAGGACTGCAACTTTAAACAGTTTGATGAAGCGGTGATGGATACTCTTCAATTTCTCCCAAGAGTCCCTCAATCAACTCATTTGATTTTTGTAGCTTCCAGCCTTGACAAACGATTAAAAGTCTCAAAATTTCTGCTCTCCCAAAGCCAACTGTTTGAATTCAATTTGATTGTGCCTTGGCGAAGTGATCTCATCGCCCAATATATCCGTACCCAAAGCCTTCGCATTGGTTTATCATTGGATCAAAATAGTAGAGAATATTTAGCTGACGCTATTGGCAATGATTCAGCCCGAATTGAATCTGAACTGCAACTTCTAGCTCTCTACAGTAACGGTGCAAAGCTGAGTTTAAAACAAGTTCGTTCTCTTATCCCTTCCATTACCCAAAATAGCCTCCAATTAGCTAAAGCGATTCGAGAAAATAATGCCAAAAAAGCGGTTGATTTACTCCAAAAACTCTTGACAAAAGAAACGTTTCCTGCTGCGATTTGTGCCACCCTCATTACCCAATTTAGAACTTGGCTTTGGGTTAAAGCAACAATTGTTAAGGGAGTTAAATCTGATGCTGAAATTGCCAAGATTTGCCAAATTTCTAATTTCAAACGAGTCTATTTTCTTAAACAAGAGGTACAAACGATTCCTTTGCAATCTTTAGTAAAAGCTGTATCTTTGTTACTGGATTTGGAAATAGCTTTAAAACAGGGAAAACGAAACTCGCTGCTGTCTTCTATTCTGGCAATTACCCAACTGTTTGCAAGCCAACCTGTTAAAACAGCAGCTAAATTGTTTTAATCGTTTCGGTGTTTGACTGATATACGGTTCCAAGTATTTTCATTGTGTCATATATCCAACATAAGCTTTCTGTAGTTATTGAGTTGAAATTTTGAATAACAAATCTACTACAGAAAGCCTTATCTTGTTGTGGTAAAGTCTGGGTAAAAAAACGACTTTCTACCTAGATTGTGCGTCAAAAATCTATAGCGATCGCCACTTATGATTCGGCTCTAAAATCTGATTGGCGGCTGTTGGCCCATCACTTCCTACTGGGTAAGTATGCACAATATCGCTTTCGGAGAGATGACCATTATTAATGGTTAAAGTCTCCCAGTGATTTAAAATTGGCATCACGACAGCCCATTGTGCCTCAACTTCGTCCGCGCGGACAAATAAAGTGCGATCGCCCTCTATCATACTCTCAATTAAAGTCTGATAAGCTTCGGGAATTGTTTCTTCAAATCCTCCTTTGCTATTATACAAGAAATCGAGAGATTTTTGACGGTTATTTGGTTCACCTGGAACCTTGACATTCCACGTTAGAGAAATTGCTTCATCTGGTTGTAATCGCAAAACCAAAGTATTAGGAATTGCTGTGAACAACGTGGAAGGAACTCCTTTGAAATGAGCAGAAATTTCTGTCTCTTTATTTTTTGCTCCTTTCCATGGCCGCACATAAATTGGGATGCCTTGCCACCGATAGTTATCAACCATCAGCTTGAGAGCAATGTAGGTTTCTTCCGTGCGATCATACCCTTCATAATAACCGCGAATAGTAAATTTTGGATCGGCTTTTAACACTCGTAAAAGCTTTACTTTTTCATCACGGATATCATCAGCACTTAAAGAGTTTGGTGGCTCCATTAATAACAGGCATATCAATTGAAACAGGTGGTTAACCACCATATCTTTCAATGCCCCAACATACCCCCGGCCATCGGGAACAAGAACAGTTTCAGCCGCCGTAATTTCGATGTAATCGATAAATTGGCGACTCCAGAGATGTTCAAAAATTCCATTAGCAAACCGGAAGTTTAAAAGGTTCTGAACTGTTTCCTTGCCCAGCCAATGATCCATGCGGTAAATCTGAGACTCTTGGCAATATTGCAAGATGATAGCGTTTAATTTCTGGGCAGATTCTAGTGAACTGCCAAAGGGCTTTTCTACAGCTAACCGGGCATTTTCATCGGCTAATAAACCCGCTTGACCTAATCCTTGAATTGTTGGCTCAAATAAATTCGGCAACAAACTCAAAAAATAGATAATCTTTCGGTTAGGCGATACTTTTCGTTCAGTTTCTAAGCCAGAAATTTTATCTTTGAGCGATTGATAATTTCCCGTTAGAACATTAAAGGGGAAATAGACAATATGCTCAAGAAACGCTGCCATTTCTTCTGATTCTGGCCCTTTATCCAGTAGATCTTGTCGCACCCACCCCCGAAAAGAACCAGACGTCATTTCTGGGTTCAAATCTACCGCTAAGATGGTAAAGTTAGCAGGTAACTTTTCCTCTTTGAACGATTGGAAAAGTGCCAGGAAGAGTTTCAAGCTGGCTAAGTTTCCACCTGCGCCAAATAGGACAAAAATCAAGTCTTTTTGACGGACACTGATTTTAGCTTCAAGCGCTTTGGCAGATGCCAAATCCATAGCAACTTTCTCACTGGCGCTTGTGTTGAATCCTTTGACCGTGCTTTGTTCTGACATATAATGGCTTAAGGTAAATTGAACGTTCGCCTTGAGTCAGTCAAGGTAACAAAGCTGGTCGAGGCGGACTTTTCTACTTTTGTTGTAGTAGATTAGGTAATAGTCCACTATTAGACCACCCTCAAGGAGTTTATTTCCTTGCTCGTTACCTCAACTTTTTCTATTTATTTTTCAAGGTTCGTGGGTATGTTTTCTATACCCACTAATAAGCTAACAAATTCAAAAATATGTGTAAAGGAGTTGCGAGCATTGTTGTATATTTACAACGGTTGTAAGCAACCTTTTAACAACCCCTATCTAAATGGAGTAAGCTATGAAAACCCAGATAAAAATTAAAGACATGATTAAAGCTAAATATGAAGAACTACGTTCTGAAAAGAAACTTACACTTTGCTCTTTGGCTAAAAAAGCAGGGATGGAGAAAGGACAGCTTAGCAGAATAGTCAATGGTGAAACCCGCAATCCGGGTGTAGATATTCTGAGTAAAATAGCTAAGGGTTTCGGAATCACACTAGATGAATTAAACCAAAAAATATATGCCAATTTAGAAGAAGTTGTAGATCTCTCAGTTTATGTTAATGATGACAATAGCTGCGATCTCAATGGAAAGGTAGTTCAAAATGAAGAATAC
The sequence above is a segment of the Planktothrix tepida PCC 9214 genome. Coding sequences within it:
- the dnaN gene encoding DNA polymerase III subunit beta, with the translated sequence MPTKTRRSATQNRIKKNKPSDLQTVPSQTPKILTEEKSQVVNTSKTSPSSSTSDVTLQLLCTQNDLATHLELVSHAVPAKPTHPILGNVLLVACAKTQRVYLSVFNLSLAIQTSFEAKVNTPGETTIPAELLSEIVRKFSSGDLQLSNSISLNTEDNQDYHLSTTKPEQNPILTLVSASGRYQVRGLSSDEFPSIPEVNSCQNLAMAAEALKSGIKGALFATATDETKQILTGVHLKINSNTLELVATDGHRLAVVETSIQGFKKKKETENTEPLQFTLPAKSLLELERILSSRTSAESVQLSYNLTTGYVEFSWGVQRLITRCLEGEYPAYQDLLNHDFKHQVYLEKLPFVKALERLSVLADKKEKIINIDFSPENQQVSLSLLREFGNGREEMTAILNFSHSFSISFNIKYLLEGIKAIASSEISIHLIDSDHPAILKPFGNREQPHLLIDSQYLLMPVVKS
- the dnaX gene encoding DNA polymerase III subunit gamma/tau; translated protein: MYTPFPQKYRPRILSQLTGQEYIQRTLSNAIQGNKIAPAYLFTGERGTGKTSTARILAKSLNCTATDQPTVTPCGQCQSCRSIEKGSSLDVMEIDAASHNGVEDARNLIERVHFAPAIGRYRIFVLDEVHCLSSQAFNALLKCLEEPPAHVVFILCTTEAHKVLPTIVSRCQVFRFQPLSVDAIVQHLTMIAEKEAIPITSSAKIAIARACGGGLRDALQLLGQLSLLGEEITHSQVLALSGRVSESDLVTILHRINTGDTLKLLQLSRELLDSGKTPLTLLTSLLSCYRDLLLVANVPDCSSLLTSGVSYPKLKAIAKTWSQSSIHQGFEQLSASEWQLNKSVQPSLWLEVCLLGLIPKSPKTKPRNHQTHKRNSTSVSSSKPLDLKNTIWETVLSKASEKNRVFLSVAFLAELTEQKAILAVPPPYLNKFNRNIRKVQKLFLAATGINYQVLIQEGNQ
- the holA gene encoding DNA polymerase III subunit delta, coding for MISLLVGDDRYAISKKLSAFKKSLDPAWLSFNYHRFHASAVDEAIYCALTPALGSVKAKLVIVEDCNFKQFDEAVMDTLQFLPRVPQSTHLIFVASSLDKRLKVSKFLLSQSQLFEFNLIVPWRSDLIAQYIRTQSLRIGLSLDQNSREYLADAIGNDSARIESELQLLALYSNGAKLSLKQVRSLIPSITQNSLQLAKAIRENNAKKAVDLLQKLLTKETFPAAICATLITQFRTWLWVKATIVKGVKSDAEIAKICQISNFKRVYFLKQEVQTIPLQSLVKAVSLLLDLEIALKQGKRNSLLSSILAITQLFASQPVKTAAKLF
- the zwf gene encoding glucose-6-phosphate dehydrogenase, whose protein sequence is MDLASAKALEAKISVRQKDLIFVLFGAGGNLASLKLFLALFQSFKEEKLPANFTILAVDLNPEMTSGSFRGWVRQDLLDKGPESEEMAAFLEHIVYFPFNVLTGNYQSLKDKISGLETERKVSPNRKIIYFLSLLPNLFEPTIQGLGQAGLLADENARLAVEKPFGSSLESAQKLNAIILQYCQESQIYRMDHWLGKETVQNLLNFRFANGIFEHLWSRQFIDYIEITAAETVLVPDGRGYVGALKDMVVNHLFQLICLLLMEPPNSLSADDIRDEKVKLLRVLKADPKFTIRGYYEGYDRTEETYIALKLMVDNYRWQGIPIYVRPWKGAKNKETEISAHFKGVPSTLFTAIPNTLVLRLQPDEAISLTWNVKVPGEPNNRQKSLDFLYNSKGGFEETIPEAYQTLIESMIEGDRTLFVRADEVEAQWAVVMPILNHWETLTINNGHLSESDIVHTYPVGSDGPTAANQILEPNHKWRSL